A region from the Pseudomonas sp. KU26590 genome encodes:
- the fhuF gene encoding siderophore-iron reductase FhuF, whose amino-acid sequence MIPALAPLFIADFEHYRDALVLPDDPRVGVPLRTFLTGDYLNDVLTRFGSAYPDSDPRGLASIWSKYYFIKLIPPVVAASLILDQRLPLRLGDLELILNDDGLPAAFKLRDAGQRWTPTPADAFERFDELLEQLLRPFIDTFAGHVRLSPKVLWSNAGNYFEWLLGVLEKAMPHADVSHGHQLLNAQYLPDGRRNPLYQPVRYLRLKGQESLKRQRRVCCIRYRVNGLEYCANCPLS is encoded by the coding sequence ATGATTCCTGCGCTGGCGCCGTTGTTCATTGCCGATTTCGAGCATTACCGCGACGCGCTCGTACTGCCCGACGACCCCCGCGTTGGCGTGCCCCTGCGCACCTTTCTCACCGGCGACTACCTGAACGATGTTCTGACGCGATTCGGCAGCGCCTACCCCGACAGCGACCCTCGCGGACTGGCGTCGATCTGGAGCAAGTACTACTTCATCAAACTGATTCCGCCGGTGGTAGCGGCCTCGCTGATCCTCGACCAGCGCCTGCCGCTGCGCCTCGGTGATCTAGAACTGATCCTCAACGACGACGGCCTGCCTGCGGCCTTCAAGCTGCGGGACGCCGGACAGCGCTGGACGCCCACCCCGGCCGATGCCTTCGAGCGTTTCGACGAGTTGCTTGAGCAGCTCCTCAGGCCCTTCATCGACACCTTCGCCGGGCATGTTCGTCTATCGCCCAAGGTGCTGTGGAGCAACGCCGGCAACTATTTCGAGTGGCTGTTGGGTGTGCTCGAAAAAGCGATGCCCCACGCCGATGTGAGTCACGGCCACCAGTTGCTCAACGCGCAATACCTGCCAGACGGACGCCGCAATCCGCTCTACCAGCCGGTGCGTTACCTAAGGCTCAAAGGGCAAGAATCACTGAAGCGCCAACGCCGCGTGTGCTGCATCCGTTACCGTGTCAACGGCCTCGAATACTGCGCCAACTGCCCGCTCTCCTGA
- a CDS encoding TauD/TfdA family dioxygenase, whose translation MNMRMLTPERLRLEAGFPLRVQPGQTGVSLAAEIDALRSVVDHSLERDGAILFSGFTPEGVEGFQRFAASFGHPLLNYEFGSTPRSQVDGKGVYTSTEYPAHRSIPLHNEQAYTTEWPMRIFFYCAKAAVSGGETPIADSRRVFQRISPALRKRFEEKRLMYVRNYGNGLDLTWQQVFNTDRHSDVEGYCRTRGIQCDWNEDGDLRTRQLVQGVAQHPRTKDWVWFNQAHLFHLSNLDEEMQEILLDTVGEEGLPRNVYYGDGSPLEADALAEIRGVLSECEVVFPWQTGDVLMLDNMLTAHSRKPFSGERKVVVAMAEGVSGNTLHTLS comes from the coding sequence ATGAACATGCGCATGCTCACCCCCGAACGCCTGCGCCTTGAAGCCGGCTTCCCCCTGCGCGTCCAGCCTGGCCAGACCGGCGTCTCCCTGGCCGCCGAAATCGACGCCCTGCGCAGCGTCGTCGACCACTCGCTGGAACGCGACGGCGCCATCCTCTTCAGCGGCTTCACCCCCGAAGGCGTCGAAGGCTTCCAGCGGTTTGCCGCCTCGTTCGGCCACCCGCTGCTCAACTACGAATTCGGCTCCACCCCGCGCAGCCAGGTCGATGGCAAAGGCGTCTACACCTCCACCGAATACCCGGCCCACCGCTCGATCCCGCTCCACAACGAACAGGCCTACACCACCGAATGGCCCATGCGCATCTTCTTCTATTGCGCCAAAGCCGCGGTCAGCGGAGGCGAGACACCGATTGCCGACAGCCGCCGGGTGTTCCAGCGCATCAGCCCGGCGCTGCGCAAACGCTTTGAAGAAAAGCGCCTGATGTACGTGCGCAACTACGGCAACGGCCTGGACCTGACCTGGCAACAGGTCTTCAACACCGACCGCCACAGCGACGTCGAAGGCTACTGCCGCACCCGGGGCATCCAGTGCGACTGGAACGAGGACGGCGACCTGCGCACCCGACAGCTGGTGCAAGGCGTGGCCCAGCATCCGCGCACCAAGGACTGGGTGTGGTTCAACCAGGCGCACCTGTTCCACCTGTCGAACCTGGACGAGGAAATGCAGGAAATCCTCCTCGACACCGTCGGTGAAGAAGGCCTGCCACGTAACGTCTATTACGGCGATGGCAGCCCGCTGGAGGCCGACGCGCTGGCGGAAATTCGTGGCGTGCTGAGCGAATGCGAAGTGGTCTTCCCGTGGCAGACCGGCGACGTGCTGATGCTCGACAACATGCTCACCGCGCACTCGCGCAAGCCGTTCAGCGGCGAACGAAAAGTCGTGGTTGCCATGGCCGAAGGCGTCAGCGGCAACACCCTGCACACCCTTTCCTGA
- a CDS encoding MbtH family protein produces the protein MSFDSENTQFRVVINHEEQYSIWPDYKAIPDGWKSVGVEGDKQTCLNHIETVWTDMRPLSLRKAMA, from the coding sequence ATGAGCTTCGACAGCGAAAACACACAGTTCCGGGTCGTCATCAACCACGAAGAACAGTACTCCATCTGGCCCGACTACAAAGCCATCCCGGACGGCTGGAAAAGCGTCGGCGTCGAAGGCGACAAACAGACCTGCCTCAACCACATCGAAACCGTCTGGACCGACATGCGCCCCCTCAGCCTGCGCAAGGCAATGGCCTGA
- a CDS encoding SDR family oxidoreductase: MNLHLQDKVIIVTGGGSGIGAAISLGLAEEGAIPVIFANQPLPPELAAELDRRQPQTLFVQVELRDEAACAAAVSQVLERFGRLDGLVNNAGVNDNVGLEAGRSAFIESLEKNLIHYYVMAHLCVDALKASKGAIVNIGSKTALTGQGGTSGYTASKGAQLSLTREWAASLLSDGVRVNAVIPAEVMTPLYERWISSFDDPEAKLAKIVEKIPLGQRMTTPTEIADSVLFLLSPRASHTTGQWLVVDGGYTHLDRALT; this comes from the coding sequence ATGAACCTGCACCTGCAAGACAAAGTGATCATCGTCACCGGCGGCGGCTCGGGGATTGGCGCGGCCATCTCGCTGGGGCTGGCCGAAGAAGGCGCGATCCCGGTGATCTTCGCCAACCAGCCGCTGCCACCCGAATTGGCCGCCGAGCTGGACAGACGCCAGCCACAGACCCTGTTCGTGCAGGTCGAGCTGCGTGACGAGGCGGCTTGCGCGGCGGCGGTGAGCCAGGTGCTGGAGCGTTTCGGGCGCCTCGACGGACTGGTCAACAACGCCGGGGTCAATGACAACGTCGGGCTGGAGGCGGGTCGCAGCGCGTTCATCGAGTCGCTGGAGAAGAACCTCATTCACTACTACGTCATGGCGCATTTGTGCGTCGATGCGCTAAAGGCCAGCAAGGGCGCCATCGTCAACATCGGCTCGAAGACCGCCCTCACCGGCCAGGGCGGCACCAGCGGTTACACCGCGTCGAAAGGCGCGCAACTGTCGCTGACCCGGGAATGGGCCGCGTCGTTGCTGAGCGATGGCGTGAGGGTGAACGCGGTGATCCCGGCCGAGGTCATGACGCCGCTGTACGAGCGCTGGATTTCCAGCTTCGACGACCCTGAGGCGAAGCTGGCGAAGATCGTCGAAAAAATCCCCCTCGGCCAGCGCATGACCACGCCGACCGAGATCGCCGACAGCGTGCTGTTTCTGCTGTCCCCGCGAGCGTCCCACACCACCGGACAGTGGCTGGTGGTGGACGGCGGCTATACGCATCTCGACCGGGCACTGACGTGA
- a CDS encoding formyltransferase family protein: MQKTKLVYVWSLRNAAADKAGQYVDYHGEQRYMTSPLEYLVKALNDTALGDHYSLEAIIYDENPESARDRESIKDYGFKPGQGAHWFYPAGLTVQGRKVDDLLENVPSSYRSLPLGDSARPAAKSDFERRLGERLHALQADVVVLDGLLVILDELVREGADFHRRIFNVHPGITRLESPYERRGAYATLDALYGARGKKVVDWTTREMVDIPVVNMTGASFHYVDTGIDSGEVVFDVLDTPIAPDDTILELRWNNFNNSLFPALEQGLWVLARQPSH, translated from the coding sequence ATGCAGAAAACCAAGCTTGTTTACGTCTGGTCGTTGCGTAACGCAGCGGCGGACAAGGCCGGTCAATACGTCGATTACCACGGCGAACAGCGCTACATGACCTCGCCGCTGGAGTACCTGGTCAAGGCGCTCAACGACACTGCGCTGGGCGATCACTATTCCCTGGAAGCGATCATCTACGACGAAAATCCCGAGTCCGCGCGGGACCGCGAGAGCATCAAGGACTATGGGTTCAAGCCGGGGCAGGGCGCGCACTGGTTCTACCCGGCGGGCCTGACGGTGCAGGGGCGTAAGGTCGATGACCTGCTGGAAAACGTGCCGTCGAGCTACCGCAGCTTGCCCCTCGGCGACAGCGCGCGGCCAGCCGCCAAGTCGGATTTCGAGCGACGCCTCGGCGAGCGGCTGCACGCGCTGCAAGCCGATGTCGTGGTGCTCGACGGGCTACTGGTGATCCTCGATGAACTGGTGCGCGAGGGCGCTGATTTCCATCGGCGCATCTTCAACGTGCACCCGGGCATCACGCGCCTGGAATCGCCGTACGAGCGACGCGGCGCCTATGCGACCCTCGACGCGCTGTACGGCGCCCGGGGCAAGAAAGTGGTCGACTGGACCACGCGGGAGATGGTCGACATTCCGGTGGTGAACATGACCGGTGCGTCGTTCCATTACGTCGACACCGGCATTGATTCCGGCGAGGTGGTCTTCGACGTGCTCGACACGCCCATCGCGCCGGACGACACCATCCTCGAACTGCGCTGGAACAACTTCAACAACAGCCTGTTCCCCGCGCTGGAGCAGGGGTTGTGGGTACTGGCGCGGCAGCCGTCCCATTGA
- a CDS encoding sugar MFS transporter yields the protein MLTKHSKVQAPVYRHAAPSVRVALMLVTSLFFLWGLSYGLLDVLNKHFQETLHVSKAQSGLLQAAYFGAYFIIALPAGLLMDRFGYKAGILLGLCLYAAGALLFMPAANAASFPFFLFALFVIALGLGCLETAANPYATVLGDPKGAERRLNLAQSFNGLGQFVGPLLGGALFFGGSNAGSDNSSLQTTYVVIAVIVLLVAALFARTPMPDLREQESSIQRQDSKTLWQHREFVGGVVTQFFYVAAQVGVGAFFINYVTEHWASMTSQSAAYLLSVAMICFMCGRFFSTWLMGRISAQRLLMVYAWINVALCAVVVSGVESVSVVALVAVFFFMSIMFPTIFAMGVKNLGPHTKRGSSFLIMAIVGGALMPYFMGLVADHFSTALAYLLPLGCFVVVAFYGRDGLRGREA from the coding sequence ATGTTGACCAAACACAGCAAAGTCCAGGCACCGGTGTACCGGCACGCTGCGCCGTCGGTGCGGGTGGCGTTGATGCTGGTGACCAGCCTGTTTTTCCTCTGGGGGCTGTCGTACGGGCTGCTCGATGTGCTGAACAAGCACTTTCAGGAAACGCTGCACGTCAGCAAGGCCCAGTCCGGGCTGCTGCAGGCCGCCTACTTCGGCGCTTATTTCATCATCGCCCTGCCCGCCGGCTTGTTGATGGACCGCTTCGGCTACAAGGCCGGGATCCTGCTGGGGCTGTGCCTGTATGCCGCCGGCGCGTTGCTGTTCATGCCGGCAGCCAATGCGGCGAGCTTCCCGTTCTTCCTGTTTGCGCTGTTCGTCATCGCGCTGGGGCTGGGTTGTCTGGAGACGGCGGCCAATCCCTACGCCACCGTGCTGGGCGACCCGAAAGGCGCGGAGCGTCGGCTCAATCTGGCGCAGTCGTTCAATGGCCTCGGCCAATTCGTCGGGCCGCTGCTGGGGGGCGCGTTGTTCTTCGGCGGCAGCAACGCCGGCAGTGACAACAGCTCGCTGCAAACCACCTACGTGGTCATCGCGGTGATCGTTTTGCTGGTGGCGGCGCTGTTCGCCCGCACGCCGATGCCCGATCTGCGCGAGCAGGAATCGAGCATTCAACGCCAGGACAGCAAGACCCTCTGGCAGCACCGAGAATTTGTCGGCGGCGTGGTCACGCAGTTCTTCTACGTCGCGGCGCAGGTGGGCGTGGGCGCGTTCTTCATCAATTACGTCACCGAGCACTGGGCGAGCATGACCAGCCAGAGTGCCGCGTACCTGCTGTCGGTGGCGATGATCTGCTTCATGTGCGGGCGCTTCTTCAGCACCTGGCTGATGGGGCGTATTTCGGCGCAGCGGCTGTTGATGGTCTACGCGTGGATCAACGTTGCGTTGTGCGCGGTGGTGGTCAGCGGCGTGGAAAGCGTGTCCGTGGTGGCGCTGGTCGCGGTGTTCTTCTTCATGTCGATCATGTTCCCGACCATCTTCGCCATGGGCGTGAAAAACCTCGGCCCGCACACCAAACGCGGCAGCTCGTTCCTGATCATGGCCATCGTCGGCGGCGCGCTGATGCCGTATTTCATGGGGCTGGTGGCGGATCACTTCTCCACCGCGCTGGCGTACCTGCTGCCCCTGGGGTGTTTTGTGGTGGTGGCGTTTTATGGGCGCGACGGGTTGCGTGGGCGGGAGGCGTAA
- a CDS encoding TonB-dependent siderophore receptor → MASNNKGQFKVNALAALIATVACHGAAWAADAPVKAEQGATIELQNSVVTGEAPEGQETVGYQVKNSTAGTKTSTPLSETPRSVSVVTRQRIQDQGSQTLTDILGYVPGIFAPPFAVGDGLAGDLFSIRGYNATDYGYGLLKDGLRLQGNRYDTTTEPYGLERTEVFRGPSSILYGENAPGGLVNLVSKRPTETAQGEAKFTYGSNNRRQLSLDVSGPLTDDNRILGRVVMLGRNADTQVDSVPDDRIYIAPSMTFNFDEDTALTLLSSYQRDRTKLLLGYPAAGTLLNNVNGKIGKDQFNGNPNWDDFERETWTLGYEFKHQLNDTWQFRQNSRFMESRLDRHETWPNNLNNAGFGSTLTSTAYDRDNKSITYSLDNQFEGHFTSGALENTVLLGASYDRTSFNQDWAAGNGGTYNAFNPVFPSGDPRMIATVQNSQLDQQMYGAYGQLQSKYDNWIYLLGGRQDFVNSQYRNRAGTTSGAADLDGWDHRFSWQTGLMYQFENGISPYVSYSTAFTPVQQSSQPNGELLDPILSEQYEMGLKYEPAGWNTTFSAAVFDLTKTHDVIAGSNGFSRQIGKSESKGVELEVNSDVTKNLSLTASYTYTDARVTKDSPGSLYEDHQLTGIPRNQASTWATYRFLDGPMSGFRVGGGVRYFDNTFAYTAPTLYGKLKTGDVTLVDALVGYDIDKHWSVDVNAKNLFDKEYVSGCNNAGRCYWGEERTVLGTVAFRW, encoded by the coding sequence ATGGCGAGCAATAACAAGGGTCAATTCAAGGTCAATGCCTTGGCAGCGCTGATCGCAACGGTCGCCTGCCACGGCGCGGCATGGGCGGCGGATGCCCCGGTCAAGGCCGAGCAGGGCGCCACCATCGAACTGCAGAATTCGGTGGTCACGGGTGAAGCGCCCGAAGGGCAGGAAACCGTTGGCTATCAGGTGAAAAACAGCACGGCGGGCACCAAGACCAGCACACCGCTGTCGGAAACCCCGCGCTCGGTGTCGGTGGTGACACGCCAGCGCATCCAGGATCAGGGCTCGCAAACCCTGACCGACATCCTCGGTTACGTCCCCGGCATCTTCGCCCCGCCCTTTGCCGTCGGCGACGGACTTGCAGGCGATCTGTTCTCCATTCGCGGCTACAACGCCACCGATTACGGCTACGGCCTGCTTAAGGACGGCCTGCGTCTGCAAGGCAACCGCTACGACACCACCACCGAACCCTATGGCCTGGAACGCACTGAAGTGTTCCGCGGCCCGAGCTCGATCCTTTACGGCGAAAACGCGCCCGGCGGGCTGGTCAACCTGGTCAGCAAGCGCCCGACCGAAACCGCCCAGGGTGAAGCCAAGTTCACCTACGGCAGCAACAATCGCCGGCAGCTGTCCCTCGACGTGTCCGGCCCGCTGACCGACGACAACCGCATCCTCGGCCGCGTGGTCATGCTCGGTCGCAACGCCGACACCCAAGTGGATTCGGTGCCGGACGATCGCATTTACATCGCGCCGTCGATGACCTTCAACTTCGACGAAGACACCGCGCTGACCCTGCTCTCGTCCTACCAGCGCGACCGCACCAAGCTGCTGCTGGGCTACCCCGCTGCGGGCACCTTGCTGAACAACGTCAACGGCAAGATCGGCAAGGACCAGTTCAACGGCAACCCGAACTGGGACGACTTCGAGCGCGAAACCTGGACGCTGGGCTACGAGTTCAAGCACCAGCTCAACGACACCTGGCAGTTCCGCCAGAACTCGCGCTTCATGGAATCGCGTCTGGACCGTCACGAGACCTGGCCGAACAACCTGAACAACGCCGGCTTCGGCAGCACCTTGACCAGCACCGCGTACGATCGCGACAACAAGTCGATCACCTACTCGCTGGACAACCAGTTCGAAGGCCACTTCACCTCCGGCGCCCTGGAAAACACGGTGCTGCTGGGCGCGAGCTACGACCGCACTTCGTTCAACCAGGACTGGGCGGCCGGCAACGGCGGCACGTACAACGCCTTCAATCCAGTGTTCCCGTCGGGCGATCCGCGCATGATCGCGACGGTGCAGAACTCGCAGTTGGACCAGCAGATGTACGGCGCCTACGGCCAGCTGCAGAGCAAGTACGACAACTGGATTTACCTGTTGGGCGGTCGTCAGGACTTCGTCAACAGTCAGTACCGCAACCGCGCCGGCACCACCAGCGGCGCCGCGGACCTGGACGGCTGGGATCATCGCTTCAGCTGGCAGACCGGTTTGATGTACCAGTTCGAGAACGGTATTTCGCCGTACGTGAGTTACTCGACGGCGTTCACGCCGGTGCAGCAGTCGTCGCAGCCGAACGGTGAGTTGCTGGACCCGATTCTCAGCGAGCAGTACGAGATGGGCCTGAAGTACGAACCGGCTGGGTGGAACACGACGTTCAGCGCGGCGGTGTTTGACTTGACCAAGACCCACGACGTGATTGCCGGTTCGAACGGGTTCAGCCGTCAGATCGGCAAGAGCGAGTCGAAGGGTGTGGAGCTTGAGGTCAACAGTGATGTGACCAAGAACCTGAGCCTGACGGCGTCGTACACCTACACCGATGCGCGGGTGACGAAGGACAGTCCGGGGTCGTTGTACGAGGATCATCAGTTGACCGGCATACCGCGTAATCAGGCGAGTACGTGGGCGACGTATCGCTTCCTTGATGGCCCGATGAGCGGTTTCCGTGTGGGTGGCGGGGTGCGTTATTTCGATAATACGTTCGCGTATACCGCGCCGACTCTGTACGGGAAGTTGAAGACGGGTGATGTGACGCTGGTGGATGCGTTGGTGGGGTATGACATCGATAAGCATTGGTCGGTGGATGTGAATGCGAAGAATCTGTTCGACAAGGAGTATGTGAGCGGCTGCAATAACGCGGGTCGGTGTTATTGGGGTGAAGAGCGGACCGTGTTGGGGACTGTTGCTTTCCGTTGGTAA
- a CDS encoding aspartate aminotransferase family protein, with protein MHSQHNVTPIAARHSEALSSSPDAAVANADYRFAPTPRLERQAAVESNARSYPRRIPLELKRAQGIHVQDSEGRWFIDCLAGAGTLALGHNHPEVIQAMRATLDGQRPLHTLDLMTEAKDDFINELFALLPKEFAKDARIQFCGPAGTDAVEAALKLVRTATGRSNLMAYHGAYHGMTQGALALMGNLGPKTYLDGMAGGAQFLPFPYDYRCPFGVGGEAGERIGLHYIENQLTDPESGVLPPAGMILETLQGEGGVVPTSANWLREIRRITRDAGVPLILDEIQCGVGRTGKPFAFEHAGIVPDVLVLSKAIGGSQPMAVVVYNKSLDVWKPGSHAGTFRGNQLAMVAGSTTLRIVREQQLDLHAAAMGERLTGHLRSLQKDFPQMGDVRGMGLMLGVEMVDLDGRPDALGHFPHSGALASTIQRECLQRGLIIEVGGRHSSVIRFLPPLIVTAAQIDQIADIFAAAVSAAVKHR; from the coding sequence ATGCATAGCCAACACAACGTGACGCCGATTGCCGCCCGCCACAGCGAGGCGCTGTCGAGCAGCCCGGACGCCGCCGTGGCCAACGCCGACTACCGCTTTGCGCCGACCCCGCGACTGGAGCGGCAGGCCGCCGTGGAATCCAACGCGCGCAGCTACCCGCGGCGCATTCCCCTGGAACTCAAGCGCGCCCAGGGCATTCACGTGCAGGACAGCGAAGGGCGCTGGTTCATCGATTGCCTGGCGGGTGCCGGCACCCTGGCGCTGGGGCACAACCACCCCGAGGTGATCCAGGCCATGCGCGCCACCCTCGACGGCCAGCGTCCGCTGCACACCCTCGACCTGATGACCGAGGCCAAGGACGACTTCATCAACGAGCTTTTCGCCTTGCTGCCGAAGGAATTCGCCAAGGACGCGCGCATCCAGTTCTGCGGCCCGGCCGGCACCGATGCGGTGGAAGCGGCGCTGAAACTGGTGCGCACGGCCACCGGGCGCAGCAACCTGATGGCCTACCACGGTGCCTATCACGGTATGACCCAGGGCGCGCTGGCGCTGATGGGCAACCTGGGGCCGAAGACCTATCTGGACGGCATGGCCGGTGGCGCGCAGTTCCTGCCGTTTCCCTACGACTACCGCTGCCCGTTTGGCGTCGGTGGCGAGGCCGGCGAGCGCATCGGTCTGCACTACATCGAGAACCAGCTGACCGACCCGGAAAGCGGTGTGTTGCCACCCGCCGGGATGATTCTGGAAACCCTGCAGGGGGAGGGCGGCGTGGTGCCGACCTCGGCCAACTGGCTGCGGGAAATCCGCCGCATCACCCGCGATGCCGGCGTGCCGCTGATCCTCGACGAGATCCAGTGTGGTGTCGGCCGCACCGGCAAGCCGTTTGCCTTCGAACACGCGGGCATCGTGCCGGACGTGCTGGTGCTGTCCAAAGCCATCGGCGGCAGCCAGCCGATGGCGGTGGTGGTCTACAACAAGTCCCTGGACGTGTGGAAACCGGGCTCCCACGCCGGCACCTTCCGCGGCAACCAACTGGCGATGGTGGCCGGTTCCACCACGCTGCGCATCGTTCGCGAACAGCAACTGGACCTGCACGCCGCCGCCATGGGCGAGCGCCTGACCGGCCACCTGCGCTCTTTGCAGAAAGACTTTCCGCAGATGGGCGATGTGCGTGGCATGGGCTTGATGCTCGGGGTGGAAATGGTCGATCTCGACGGCCGCCCCGACGCCCTCGGCCACTTCCCCCACAGCGGCGCGCTCGCCTCGACCATTCAGCGTGAATGTTTGCAGCGCGGGCTGATCATCGAAGTGGGCGGGCGGCACTCGTCGGTCATCCGCTTCCTGCCGCCGCTGATCGTCACCGCCGCGCAGATCGATCAGATCGCCGACATCTTTGCGGCTGCCGTTTCAGCGGCCGTCAAACACCGTTAA
- a CDS encoding L-rhamnose mutarotase: MNTGTVAQRFCLALDLADDEALIAEYEQLHRRIWPEIAEHLRGQGVLDMQIWRLGTRLFMVMDTAPGFSADAMDKASAAHPKVQEWEALMWRFQKPTPWTEPGNKWQPMAQIFSLSDQPP, encoded by the coding sequence ATGAATACGGGGACGGTTGCGCAGCGGTTTTGTCTGGCCCTGGACTTGGCCGATGACGAGGCGTTGATTGCCGAGTATGAGCAACTGCATCGGCGCATATGGCCGGAAATCGCTGAGCACTTGCGCGGTCAGGGCGTGCTGGATATGCAGATCTGGCGACTGGGCACGCGACTGTTCATGGTCATGGACACGGCGCCGGGTTTCAGCGCCGACGCGATGGATAAGGCGTCGGCGGCCCATCCCAAGGTGCAGGAATGGGAGGCGTTGATGTGGCGGTTTCAGAAGCCGACGCCGTGGACCGAGCCGGGGAATAAATGGCAGCCGATGGCGCAGATTTTCAGCCTGTCGGATCAGCCGCCTTAA
- a CDS encoding DUF6861 domain-containing protein, with the protein MKADLLALVPSWGDIERNLDQKYSELNQSVSNGLQSANDAWDGFTRRISNGASQAYGYAGGRRIDNVRHAMALSYPILQLELSRKWASINISQILPVLLQLVQEVVMILGGSVAIGGALGGAAGSLAFGIGAAPGVVIGSSIGLQIGNLILGALGLWAITEYFSAGIQPCLSTLWEGLSTAWQAEDGLIPEGLDPSGASAATINERNERAARQLASGQEQLVLLLLVALVTFLTRGQIKGGITSSLESISTRSARLQSEMSNKEFANWFAINEQKILAHPDLQINDITPLKKPAGDATPTIEKFVDDATPSTAKLAGDATPNIPKGEGEAIPNIAKSAEDPAPKIDRSQLQEKTIESKFDKYPDVSTNLPGKVVGVFDMINNPGPLAELRGSPAGNFGGGRYNAVELSEDVILHRGGDSNGKALGQWFTEEPPTSVAQVRIDTAVKPQWIDPVTGELTGSSPVDAVYAIKIPAGTIVYEGPVGYQGDIFVGGGDIKQIFVHEPWKLPGVEVIGNPTPIK; encoded by the coding sequence ATGAAAGCGGACCTCTTGGCCCTTGTGCCCAGTTGGGGCGACATCGAGCGAAACCTGGACCAGAAATACAGCGAGCTCAATCAAAGCGTCAGCAATGGTTTGCAGAGCGCCAACGACGCCTGGGACGGTTTCACTCGGAGAATCAGTAACGGCGCTAGCCAAGCCTATGGCTACGCGGGCGGACGTCGAATTGACAACGTCCGGCACGCTATGGCGCTGTCGTACCCGATCCTGCAACTGGAGTTGTCCCGTAAGTGGGCTTCGATCAACATCTCGCAGATTTTGCCGGTACTGCTCCAGCTGGTGCAGGAAGTCGTCATGATCCTCGGTGGTAGCGTTGCTATAGGTGGTGCTCTCGGAGGTGCAGCCGGTTCTCTGGCATTCGGTATTGGTGCGGCGCCGGGCGTTGTGATTGGAAGCAGCATCGGCTTGCAGATTGGCAATTTAATCCTCGGTGCACTGGGCCTCTGGGCAATTACCGAATATTTCTCAGCTGGCATTCAGCCCTGTCTATCCACTTTGTGGGAAGGATTGAGCACAGCGTGGCAGGCAGAGGACGGATTGATACCCGAAGGACTGGACCCTAGCGGTGCGTCGGCGGCAACTATCAACGAAAGGAACGAGCGCGCGGCTCGGCAGCTTGCAAGCGGGCAAGAGCAGCTAGTGTTACTGCTATTAGTTGCGTTAGTCACCTTCTTGACCCGTGGACAGATTAAGGGAGGCATTACTAGCAGTTTGGAAAGCATTTCCACGCGCAGTGCAAGGCTTCAATCGGAGATGTCGAACAAGGAATTTGCGAACTGGTTCGCGATAAACGAGCAGAAGATCCTGGCCCATCCGGATTTGCAGATTAACGACATAACTCCGCTAAAAAAGCCTGCCGGTGATGCAACACCCACTATCGAAAAATTTGTCGATGATGCAACACCAAGCACCGCAAAACTAGCCGGTGATGCTACACCCAATATCCCAAAAGGTGAGGGTGAAGCAATACCCAATATCGCAAAATCTGCTGAGGATCCAGCACCGAAAATTGATAGGTCACAACTACAAGAAAAAACGATTGAATCGAAATTCGATAAGTATCCAGATGTCAGTACGAACCTGCCAGGGAAGGTCGTCGGCGTGTTCGATATGATTAATAACCCGGGGCCATTGGCAGAATTAAGAGGTAGCCCAGCGGGGAACTTTGGCGGAGGCCGATATAATGCGGTAGAACTTTCAGAGGATGTGATACTCCATCGAGGGGGAGATTCCAATGGGAAAGCTTTGGGTCAGTGGTTTACGGAGGAGCCCCCCACCTCAGTGGCTCAAGTTAGGATCGACACCGCCGTCAAGCCGCAATGGATTGATCCGGTGACGGGAGAGTTGACTGGCAGTTCTCCCGTAGACGCTGTATACGCCATCAAAATCCCCGCCGGAACTATAGTTTACGAGGGACCGGTAGGTTACCAAGGGGACATATTTGTCGGGGGTGGTGATATAAAGCAAATCTTTGTGCATGAACCTTGGAAATTGCCTGGTGTAGAAGTAATTGGCAATCCAACTCCTATCAAATAA